The Nitrospirota bacterium genome window below encodes:
- a CDS encoding patatin-like phospholipase family protein — translation MRQIFYLISLLLTILLCSCTLLPRPPQKQAKVAVVLGAGAAKGFAHVGVLKVLESNKIPVHMIVGTSAGSFVGSLYAYGFSAFELQKLSFAITRDDIIDLTIPDSGFVKGEKLEGYVNYLLRNMPIEKLRIPFYAVATDILTGKEVVFGSGNTGTAVRASCAIPGVFTPVNISGRMYVDGGVVSPVAVEAARRLGADVVIAVDVASDISTSVPRGTIETILQSVNIMYARLAAIQLANADVVIKPRVGYISSTDFSKKHEATLEGEKAAIKALPEIQEIMNALKQAGRLN, via the coding sequence ATGCGGCAAATTTTTTACCTGATATCCTTACTCCTCACAATTCTTCTCTGCTCCTGCACCCTTCTCCCGAGACCTCCCCAGAAACAGGCAAAGGTCGCGGTGGTCCTCGGGGCCGGAGCGGCAAAGGGGTTTGCGCATGTTGGTGTGCTGAAGGTCCTCGAGTCGAACAAAATCCCCGTACATATGATCGTGGGCACAAGCGCAGGGAGTTTTGTGGGTTCCCTCTATGCGTACGGATTCAGTGCGTTCGAACTGCAGAAGCTTTCGTTCGCCATCACAAGAGATGACATCATCGACCTTACCATCCCGGACAGCGGCTTCGTTAAGGGAGAGAAACTTGAAGGTTATGTCAATTACCTTCTCAGAAATATGCCGATCGAAAAACTGCGGATTCCTTTCTATGCGGTTGCAACAGATATACTGACAGGGAAAGAGGTTGTATTCGGGAGCGGGAACACAGGAACTGCTGTCCGGGCAAGCTGCGCAATTCCCGGCGTATTCACGCCAGTGAACATTTCCGGCAGGATGTATGTTGACGGCGGGGTTGTAAGCCCGGTAGCGGTGGAGGCTGCAAGACGACTGGGTGCAGATGTCGTCATAGCGGTAGATGTAGCCAGCGATATCAGCACTTCCGTCCCCCGGGGCACGATAGAGACAATCCTCCAATCCGTCAATATCATGTATGCGAGGCTGGCAGCTATTCAGCTCGCAAACGCGGATGTGGTCATAAAACCGAGGGTTGGCTATATCTCAAGCACTGACTTTTCGAAGAAACATGAAGCGACCCTCGAGGGTGAGAAGGCAGCCATTAAAGCCCTTCCTGAAATACAGGAGATAATGAATGCATTGAAACAGGCAGGCAGACTGAACTGA
- a CDS encoding DUF3786 domain-containing protein, producing MISTGVEKAWELLGGLDPGVVCANAAAGFEAANGNYIVRSFCADFLVNPGERSVRSENPLGAAIMNRFGHFFLHSCLWYLVHAKEISFSGKPISPLNIRGGGMFFRGSHILPLDALAKKYGNDRQSFTQKGQELCAEILDFGDASLRLFPMPRIPATIILWLGDDEFSPRADLLLDSSCEMQVPLDIIWSTAMLTALVMM from the coding sequence GTGATATCCACAGGAGTTGAGAAGGCATGGGAACTGCTGGGAGGTCTCGATCCCGGGGTTGTCTGCGCGAATGCTGCAGCAGGATTCGAAGCAGCCAACGGCAATTATATTGTGAGATCATTCTGTGCAGATTTCCTTGTCAATCCCGGAGAAAGGTCTGTCCGGAGCGAAAATCCTCTAGGAGCAGCGATTATGAACAGATTCGGGCATTTCTTTCTCCATTCATGCCTCTGGTATCTTGTTCACGCAAAAGAGATTTCGTTCTCGGGAAAGCCGATCAGCCCTCTCAATATCAGGGGCGGCGGGATGTTCTTCAGGGGAAGTCATATTCTACCGCTTGACGCCCTCGCAAAAAAATACGGGAATGACAGGCAATCCTTCACACAGAAGGGACAGGAGCTTTGCGCAGAAATACTGGATTTTGGAGACGCATCGCTCAGACTCTTTCCCATGCCGAGAATACCGGCAACCATTATCCTGTGGCTTGGGGATGATGAATTCTCTCCGAGGGCAGACCTGCTCCTCGATTCATCGTGCGAGATGCAGGTCCCTCTTGATATCATTTGGTCGACGGCCATGCTGACCGCACTGGTGATGATGTGA
- a CDS encoding radical SAM protein, whose protein sequence is MVDGHADRTGDDVSHKLREKADSLLAKEKGTVFKDPGGKISIALVYPNTYHVGMSSLGFQGIYGLLNSRKDVVCERAFLPDAKDIDEYERSRTELFALESKRPMNRFDIVAFSVSFENDYPNILRILQLSRIPFRSFERTVYHPLIIMGGVCAFFNPEPVADFFDVCFVGEADEMLAEFLDIYKNAADRTEVLASSPGIEGIYVPRFYRISYDAEGRISGRHASGDAPFTVKRRYVKDLSNSRMLTSVITSETEFSDMYLAEAMRGCPWGCRFCVAGKIYNPPRKKEFTSLRNEIQAALTTTRRVGLIGPSLSDYPHIMDILKIPGVDFSITSLRASTRSAELVSLMKGHRSVSIAPEAGTERLRKVINKRVTEQDILYTAELLFAGGIETLRLYFMIGLPTETRRDTEGIITLVKKIREISPKGGITLSVSTFVPKPFTPFQWHPMEHPPEIKERLRMIKKGLLRTKGVKVFHDVPKYAYMQGLFATGDRRISPVIERMSDTGDWLRAAESAGIPRDFYLFRKKNFGECLPWDFIDTGIGKDRLWKEYQEALSY, encoded by the coding sequence TTGGTCGACGGCCATGCTGACCGCACTGGTGATGATGTGAGCCACAAGCTGCGAGAAAAGGCAGATTCCCTTCTGGCAAAAGAAAAGGGGACGGTATTCAAGGATCCCGGAGGAAAGATCAGCATTGCGCTCGTGTATCCAAACACATATCATGTCGGGATGTCCAGTCTCGGGTTTCAGGGCATCTACGGTCTTTTAAACAGCCGGAAGGATGTTGTCTGTGAAAGGGCTTTCCTTCCTGATGCGAAAGATATTGATGAATATGAAAGGTCACGGACAGAACTGTTCGCCCTGGAATCAAAGAGACCTATGAACAGATTTGATATCGTTGCTTTTTCAGTCTCGTTCGAAAACGACTACCCCAATATTCTCAGAATTCTTCAGTTGTCGCGGATTCCCTTCAGAAGTTTCGAGAGAACAGTTTATCATCCTCTTATCATCATGGGCGGAGTGTGCGCCTTTTTCAATCCCGAGCCGGTTGCCGATTTTTTCGACGTATGTTTTGTCGGCGAGGCAGACGAGATGCTTGCGGAATTTCTTGACATTTATAAGAATGCCGCTGACAGGACAGAGGTGCTGGCCAGTTCCCCCGGAATAGAAGGCATTTATGTCCCCCGTTTCTACCGCATATCGTATGACGCGGAAGGGAGAATATCCGGAAGGCACGCTTCAGGGGATGCACCCTTTACAGTGAAAAGGCGCTACGTGAAAGACCTCTCAAACTCCCGGATGCTGACATCCGTGATTACTTCCGAAACGGAATTTTCCGACATGTATCTCGCAGAGGCGATGCGGGGATGTCCATGGGGATGCAGATTCTGTGTTGCGGGAAAGATTTATAATCCTCCGCGGAAAAAAGAATTCACCTCTCTCAGAAACGAGATTCAGGCAGCGCTCACCACCACAAGGCGAGTCGGACTTATCGGCCCGTCCCTCTCAGATTATCCTCATATTATGGATATCCTGAAAATCCCGGGAGTGGATTTCTCGATCACATCCCTCAGGGCAAGCACACGGAGTGCAGAACTCGTAAGCCTGATGAAAGGCCACAGGAGTGTATCGATCGCGCCTGAAGCAGGGACGGAACGCCTCCGGAAGGTCATCAACAAGCGGGTAACAGAACAGGATATCCTTTACACCGCTGAGCTCCTTTTTGCCGGTGGAATCGAAACCCTCAGGCTTTATTTCATGATCGGCCTTCCTACGGAAACAAGGCGGGACACGGAAGGGATTATAACCCTTGTGAAAAAGATACGGGAGATATCTCCAAAGGGGGGAATCACGCTGAGCGTCAGTACCTTTGTCCCGAAACCATTCACGCCCTTCCAGTGGCACCCCATGGAACATCCCCCTGAAATAAAGGAAAGGCTCAGGATGATCAAGAAGGGTTTGCTCCGGACAAAAGGGGTAAAGGTCTTTCATGATGTGCCAAAATATGCCTATATGCAGGGGCTGTTTGCAACCGGAGACAGGCGGATTTCCCCGGTCATCGAGAGGATGTCAGATACCGGTGACTGGCTTAGGGCAGCAGAGTCAGCCGGAATACCGAGAGATTTTTATCTCTTCAGGAAAAAGAATTTTGGAGAATGTCTGCCGTGGGATTTTATCGATACCGGCATCGGGAAAGACAGATTATGGAAAGAGTATCAGGAAGCCCTTTCTTACTGA
- a CDS encoding stage II sporulation protein M — MTESGHPLSADYFKTLFRKSFLDMREAANAVIVAAIIFCAGISIGLLYPSWSEEQLSALKTIAASLIGKSMHMIILTIFLKNSLAAAIAVILGPLLGIAPVFGALSNGVLLGATLSQINREDTMVFLLQLLPHGILEIPAIFMAWGIGIWQGAWFFQINRPHSFRDRTIKALRIFFIIIIPLLLCAAIIEGTLIYRLMLQKQA, encoded by the coding sequence ATGACAGAATCGGGACATCCCCTGTCAGCAGATTACTTCAAAACGCTCTTCAGGAAATCATTCCTGGATATGCGCGAGGCCGCGAACGCAGTGATTGTTGCAGCAATTATTTTTTGTGCCGGAATTTCCATAGGGCTGTTATATCCTTCATGGTCCGAGGAGCAGCTTTCCGCGCTGAAAACAATAGCTGCCAGCCTCATTGGTAAAAGCATGCATATGATAATACTCACGATTTTTCTGAAGAACAGCCTGGCTGCGGCAATCGCCGTCATTCTCGGCCCTCTGCTCGGAATTGCACCTGTCTTTGGTGCACTTTCCAATGGCGTTCTGCTTGGTGCGACACTTTCTCAGATTAACCGGGAGGATACGATGGTGTTTCTCCTGCAGTTACTGCCGCACGGGATTCTCGAAATACCTGCGATATTCATGGCCTGGGGGATCGGAATCTGGCAAGGGGCCTGGTTCTTTCAGATAAATCGTCCCCACTCATTCAGAGACAGAACAATAAAAGCGCTCAGGATTTTTTTCATCATAATAATACCTCTCCTCCTGTGTGCTGCAATTATTGAGGGAACGCTCATTTATCGGCTGATGCTGCAGAAACAGGCCTGA
- a CDS encoding FmdB family zinc ribbon protein encodes MPAYEYVCNDCSKEFMVFLSLKEYEAGPKIKCPHCESANVLKKITGFYAKTSKKS; translated from the coding sequence ATGCCTGCTTATGAGTATGTCTGTAACGACTGCAGCAAAGAGTTCATGGTGTTTCTTTCACTCAAGGAATATGAAGCCGGACCCAAGATAAAATGTCCACATTGCGAAAGCGCCAATGTCCTGAAAAAAATCACCGGATTCTATGCCAAGACGAGCAAGAAATCGTGA
- a CDS encoding YggS family pyridoxal phosphate-dependent enzyme — protein sequence MVDNALFENIKNIYRKISSAAIRSGRSPFDVQLVAVTKTIRFERIREAVDLGLRTFGENRVQEAQKKITDCRLQCADCNVEWHMIGHLQKNKAKMAVQLFDLIHSLDSAELAEEVNRFAGKYGKLQRILIEVKLSEEKSKHGVVKEGLMDLITAVSKMEHLKLEGLMTIPPFFEDPALARPYFTELRRLRDTVEGAGYQLPELSMGMTNDFEVAILEGATMVRVGTGIFGERE from the coding sequence ATGGTTGACAATGCGCTTTTCGAAAATATCAAGAACATCTACAGAAAAATCTCATCTGCTGCGATTCGCTCCGGAAGATCTCCGTTTGATGTGCAGCTCGTTGCAGTCACAAAAACCATCAGGTTTGAGAGGATCAGGGAGGCTGTTGACCTCGGACTCAGGACATTCGGAGAAAACAGGGTACAGGAAGCACAGAAAAAAATTACTGATTGCAGATTGCAGTGCGCTGACTGTAATGTAGAATGGCATATGATAGGCCATCTCCAGAAAAATAAGGCAAAGATGGCGGTTCAGCTCTTTGACCTGATTCATTCGCTCGATTCTGCCGAACTGGCGGAAGAAGTGAACAGGTTCGCAGGAAAATACGGCAAACTCCAGCGCATACTGATAGAGGTGAAGCTTTCGGAAGAAAAGTCCAAACATGGCGTGGTAAAAGAAGGTCTTATGGATTTAATCACAGCTGTTTCGAAAATGGAGCACCTGAAGCTCGAGGGGCTCATGACCATTCCCCCGTTCTTTGAAGACCCCGCCCTGGCAAGACCGTACTTTACTGAACTGAGAAGGTTGAGAGACACCGTGGAAGGAGCTGGATACCAACTGCCCGAACTCTCAATGGGCATGACAAACGACTTTGAAGTTGCCATCCTTGAGGGAGCGACTATGGTCAGGGTCGGAACCGGGATATTCGGCGAAAGGGAATGA
- the proC gene encoding pyrroline-5-carboxylate reductase translates to MVIGFIGGGNMAEALVKGLIRGGKKDIIVSEPREDRRVFLENTYGITTTPDNKEVLRGCNVIVLAIKPQNMDDVTAEFAGSVSEDKIIVSIAAGITIAYLSERLRTSKIIRVMPNTPALVQEGMSVLSLCECIPDREMAFIRDIFMSVGKVLILPEKHMDAVTALSGSGPAFIALFAESMAEAGVAAGLSREDAAELAVQTLIGTAKLLETGMPPDKLREMVTSPGGTTAAGLAAFEQKGIGDIVTAAIMAARDRSIELGRKK, encoded by the coding sequence ATGGTAATCGGTTTTATCGGCGGAGGCAATATGGCCGAGGCATTAGTCAAGGGATTGATCCGGGGCGGAAAGAAGGATATTATTGTCTCCGAACCGAGAGAAGACCGTCGCGTGTTCCTTGAAAACACCTATGGGATAACGACCACTCCTGATAACAAAGAAGTTCTCAGGGGATGCAATGTGATCGTCCTTGCGATAAAGCCTCAAAACATGGACGATGTTACTGCAGAATTTGCCGGCAGCGTCTCAGAGGATAAAATTATCGTATCCATAGCCGCCGGCATAACGATTGCATACCTTTCCGAAAGACTCAGGACATCGAAAATTATCAGGGTAATGCCGAATACTCCCGCGCTCGTGCAGGAAGGAATGTCGGTCTTATCCCTCTGCGAATGCATTCCTGACCGTGAAATGGCTTTTATTAGGGACATTTTTATGTCTGTCGGGAAGGTTTTGATACTGCCGGAGAAACACATGGATGCAGTAACCGCTCTTTCTGGAAGCGGTCCGGCGTTCATTGCCCTGTTTGCCGAGAGCATGGCAGAGGCCGGAGTTGCTGCAGGGCTGAGCAGGGAAGACGCTGCAGAACTCGCGGTACAGACCCTTATAGGCACCGCGAAGCTTCTTGAGACAGGCATGCCTCCGGACAAGCTCAGGGAAATGGTTACATCACCCGGCGGGACCACTGCAGCAGGGCTTGCCGCGTTCGAACAGAAAGGGATAGGAGATATTGTGACTGCTGCCATTATGGCAGCAAGAGACAGATCAATTGAACTGGGGAGAAAGAAATAA
- a CDS encoding YggT family protein: MFIFANFLIAVGSILNILLTLYMWVVIISALISWVNPDPYNPIVRFLHAATDPVLRPIRRAIGNRLGIFDISPMVVILGILFVKYFIVQSLIEFAYRLKGGI, translated from the coding sequence ATGTTTATATTTGCGAATTTCCTTATTGCTGTAGGTTCGATTCTTAACATCCTGCTCACACTCTACATGTGGGTGGTGATTATTTCCGCTCTCATAAGCTGGGTGAATCCGGATCCATACAATCCCATTGTCAGGTTTCTGCACGCTGCAACAGATCCTGTGTTACGACCTATCAGAAGGGCGATAGGAAACAGGCTGGGGATTTTCGATATATCCCCCATGGTAGTTATTCTCGGCATATTGTTCGTTAAGTATTTCATAGTGCAATCTTTAATAGAATTTGCCTACAGACTGAAAGGAGGCATATAG
- a CDS encoding DivIVA domain-containing protein codes for MRITPLDIQQKQFPMKLRGFDVEEVYAFLEVIREEMEDLLRENATVKENVQRLESQIKEYRDMETTLRETLLTAQQMVEDYKTNARKEAELLVKEAELKADSILKEAQEKVIKIHEDIVDLKGIRRHFKEEVKRLVESHLKMLEFDREREEEEGGIKEE; via the coding sequence ATGAGGATTACGCCGCTTGATATCCAGCAGAAACAGTTCCCGATGAAATTACGGGGGTTTGACGTTGAAGAAGTCTACGCGTTCCTCGAAGTCATCAGGGAAGAGATGGAGGACCTTCTCCGGGAAAATGCCACGGTGAAGGAAAACGTACAGCGGCTGGAAAGCCAGATAAAAGAATACAGGGATATGGAAACAACATTGCGGGAAACCCTTTTAACCGCCCAGCAGATGGTGGAGGACTACAAAACCAATGCGAGAAAAGAGGCTGAACTTCTGGTCAAGGAAGCGGAACTCAAGGCAGATTCCATTCTGAAGGAAGCCCAGGAAAAAGTCATAAAAATCCATGAGGATATTGTCGACCTGAAAGGCATAAGGCGGCATTTCAAAGAGGAGGTAAAAAGGCTGGTCGAGAGCCATCTGAAGATGCTCGAGTTTGACAGGGAAAGAGAAGAGGAGGAGGGAGGCATAAAAGAAGAATGA
- the hisS gene encoding histidine--tRNA ligase — translation MKYHALKGVHDIFPPDIFIWQKVEEAAHEIFTVFGFQELRAPIIESTEIFTRSIGETTDIVEKEMYTFVDKAGRPVTLRPEGTAPVVRSYVENHLYNLPAPQKFFYSGPMFRYERPQAGRFRQFFQIGAEAFGVGEPKIDAEILSMLRLFFERIGLKGLSFQVNSIGCQECRPGYREALVTFFSERLEGLCPDCRRRYGHNPLRILDCKVATCIQLRNGAPQVTDSLCSACREHFTDFRAFLDLLDIPHVINPDMVRGLDYYTRTTFEVTCEHLGAQNAVAAGGRYDRLVEDFGGPPTPAIGFAIGMERVTSLVRSSVDDNIPVPSVFIATIGDTAAKEGLRLADRLRENGIWAELGYAGNSLKSQLRRADRLSADYVFILGDDEIQSGKLKWKRLADGTQGEVKSDEVQGFFR, via the coding sequence ATGAAGTATCATGCCCTGAAGGGTGTCCATGACATCTTCCCGCCTGACATCTTCATATGGCAAAAAGTCGAAGAAGCTGCGCACGAAATATTCACGGTTTTCGGGTTCCAGGAACTGAGGGCACCGATTATTGAATCCACGGAGATTTTCACCCGCAGCATCGGTGAAACCACCGATATCGTGGAAAAGGAAATGTACACATTTGTCGATAAGGCCGGAAGACCCGTTACCCTCCGCCCCGAGGGCACTGCCCCTGTCGTAAGAAGTTATGTAGAAAACCACCTCTACAATCTGCCGGCTCCCCAGAAATTCTTCTATTCCGGTCCCATGTTCAGATACGAAAGACCCCAGGCAGGCAGGTTCAGGCAGTTCTTCCAGATTGGCGCAGAGGCATTCGGTGTGGGCGAACCGAAAATTGATGCAGAGATTCTCTCAATGCTCAGACTTTTTTTCGAGAGAATCGGCCTGAAAGGTCTCAGTTTCCAGGTAAATTCAATCGGCTGTCAGGAATGCAGGCCGGGATACCGGGAGGCGCTTGTGACGTTTTTCTCGGAACGTCTTGAAGGTCTCTGCCCGGACTGCAGAAGGCGGTATGGCCATAATCCCCTGAGAATACTCGACTGCAAAGTCGCAACATGCATACAACTAAGAAACGGTGCACCACAGGTTACCGACTCCCTGTGCAGTGCATGCCGGGAACATTTCACTGACTTCCGCGCATTTCTGGATTTGCTTGATATCCCGCATGTGATAAACCCTGATATGGTAAGGGGGCTTGACTACTATACACGGACAACCTTTGAGGTTACCTGTGAACATCTCGGTGCACAGAATGCCGTAGCAGCGGGCGGACGCTATGACAGGCTGGTGGAAGATTTCGGGGGACCTCCGACCCCCGCAATCGGTTTTGCAATCGGCATGGAGAGAGTCACTTCGCTTGTGAGGTCATCCGTCGACGATAACATCCCTGTTCCTTCGGTTTTCATTGCCACAATCGGCGACACTGCAGCAAAAGAAGGACTGCGCCTTGCCGACAGGCTCAGGGAAAATGGCATCTGGGCTGAACTCGGGTATGCGGGGAACTCCCTGAAAAGTCAGTTAAGGAGAGCGGACAGGCTGTCTGCCGACTATGTATTCATCCTGGGAGACGATGAAATACAATCCGGAAAACTAAAGTGGAAGCGCCTCGCTGACGGCACACAGGGCGAGGTCAAGTCGGACGAAGTCCAGGGTTTTTTCAGATAA
- a CDS encoding Crp/Fnr family transcriptional regulator, with the protein MTENIKIDFLKNVQLFSALSDEELTRIVQKISIEEFKKNDVVLREEDTNEYMYIILFGKVKVIQTTEDGKEVILAVHKAEDFFGEVSLIDGKTSPATVQTLEDSLIAFISKKDFFSLLITQSKVLEKMLHIFCARLRESWERIYILNAKNAADRVKMLFLMLSHKNGNATADGIILNLKLTHQEIADMSGLTRETVTRILDKWQKEGEISILKNRLICMKSKFLQRV; encoded by the coding sequence ATGACAGAAAATATCAAAATTGACTTCCTGAAAAATGTCCAGCTTTTTTCCGCACTCTCAGACGAGGAACTTACGCGGATAGTCCAAAAAATCTCGATCGAGGAATTCAAGAAGAACGATGTGGTCCTGCGCGAGGAAGATACCAACGAATACATGTACATCATTCTGTTCGGAAAGGTGAAGGTAATCCAGACGACAGAGGATGGTAAAGAGGTAATACTCGCAGTGCATAAAGCGGAAGACTTCTTCGGCGAAGTGTCTCTCATAGACGGAAAAACATCACCGGCGACTGTCCAGACACTGGAGGATTCGCTCATCGCCTTTATTTCCAAGAAAGATTTCTTCTCGTTGCTGATAACCCAGAGCAAGGTGCTCGAAAAAATGCTGCATATTTTTTGCGCCAGACTTCGGGAATCGTGGGAAAGGATATATATCCTCAATGCCAAAAACGCGGCAGATAGGGTAAAAATGCTGTTCCTGATGCTTTCTCACAAAAACGGCAACGCAACCGCGGATGGTATTATTCTGAATCTGAAACTGACGCATCAGGAAATCGCTGACATGTCAGGATTGACACGCGAGACAGTGACAAGGATACTGGACAAGTGGCAGAAGGAAGGGGAAATCAGCATCCTCAAGAACAGGCTGATATGCATGAAATCCAAATTTTTACAGAGGGTGTAA
- a CDS encoding TatD family hydrolase, translating to MKKNASETLRIMPHGLIDTHCHLEMDAFDHDRDEVIRRARNAGIEAIITIGSDMAGNTGGIELSKQYESIYSTVGFHPHDAKDFTADIFNQIKQWAAFSPDFPSAREGSVNGEYAAEIQRKPKVVAIGEIGLDYHYDNSPRHIQREVFVQQLQLAKDLSLPVVIHSREAKRDTLDIVRESGVTSGVFHCFSGDREMAEKVISMGFHISIAGPVTFRKAGKLKEIAANIPDDHLLIETDAPYLTPEPFRGSRNEPAYIVHTAHAIAVLREVSAEDIARITTLNAKRLFRIGSVPAEGEVAYQIRNSLYLNITNRCTNTCSFCIRFQSDYVKGHNLRLALEPTLEELKSAVGDPTRYHEVVFCGYGEPLLRLDVVRNLAEWIKQKNGRVRINTNGHGNLIYGRNILPELQGLVDSISVSLDAHDEATYNRICRPSFRDAFNAVISFIREAKRHIPQVQATVVSVPDVDIGKCRKIAAELGVELRVRKLDIVG from the coding sequence TTGAAGAAAAACGCCTCTGAAACGTTACGCATTATGCCTCACGGACTTATCGATACCCATTGCCATCTGGAGATGGACGCATTCGATCATGACCGCGATGAAGTCATCCGGCGGGCAAGGAACGCAGGCATTGAGGCAATAATCACAATCGGATCTGATATGGCAGGCAATACCGGAGGGATCGAGCTGTCGAAACAATATGAGAGCATCTATTCAACAGTCGGATTTCATCCCCATGACGCAAAGGATTTTACTGCTGATATCTTCAATCAGATTAAACAATGGGCCGCGTTTTCTCCCGATTTCCCTTCTGCCAGGGAGGGGAGTGTGAACGGTGAATATGCTGCGGAAATCCAGAGGAAGCCTAAGGTTGTCGCAATCGGAGAAATCGGTCTTGACTACCATTATGACAATTCCCCCCGCCATATCCAGCGAGAGGTTTTTGTACAGCAGCTTCAGCTTGCCAAAGACCTCAGCCTTCCGGTGGTTATTCACAGCAGAGAGGCGAAAAGGGACACGCTTGATATTGTGAGAGAATCAGGGGTAACAAGCGGGGTCTTCCACTGTTTTTCCGGGGACCGTGAGATGGCCGAAAAGGTCATATCCATGGGGTTCCACATATCAATTGCGGGACCGGTGACGTTCAGGAAAGCGGGGAAACTGAAAGAGATTGCAGCAAATATTCCGGATGATCATCTTCTGATCGAGACTGATGCCCCCTATCTGACTCCGGAGCCTTTCAGGGGAAGTCGGAATGAGCCCGCATATATTGTGCATACGGCGCACGCGATTGCGGTGCTGAGAGAGGTTTCGGCAGAGGATATTGCAAGGATTACCACACTCAATGCAAAACGTCTGTTCCGGATCGGTTCCGTCCCTGCAGAAGGAGAGGTCGCTTACCAGATACGGAACAGCCTCTATCTGAATATTACCAACCGGTGTACAAATACCTGTTCTTTCTGCATCCGGTTTCAGTCTGATTATGTGAAGGGCCACAACCTGAGGCTTGCTCTTGAACCAACCCTGGAGGAGTTAAAGAGTGCTGTCGGTGATCCGACCCGTTATCATGAGGTGGTTTTCTGCGGATATGGTGAACCTCTTCTGCGGCTGGACGTTGTCAGGAATCTGGCAGAGTGGATAAAGCAGAAAAACGGCAGGGTGCGGATCAATACCAACGGGCACGGCAACCTCATATACGGCAGAAATATTCTTCCGGAGTTGCAGGGTCTTGTTGACAGCATTTCAGTGAGCCTTGATGCCCATGACGAAGCAACATACAACAGGATCTGCAGACCTTCATTCAGGGATGCATTCAATGCGGTCATTTCTTTCATACGGGAGGCAAAAAGGCATATTCCCCAGGTGCAGGCAACTGTCGTTTCCGTTCCGGATGTTGACATTGGAAAATGCCGGAAGATTGCAGCGGAACTGGGGGTTGAGTTGAGGGTCAGAAAGCTCGATATAGTCGGCTGA